A part of Salvelinus alpinus chromosome 5, SLU_Salpinus.1, whole genome shotgun sequence genomic DNA contains:
- the LOC139575631 gene encoding uncharacterized protein, with the protein MASKYITEIAISTSSEREQQLRGQGFHMMEVNLNQGNSSTTSVYMWYKKGNEEPITRVQFSFTEEMKDGPRSAGYTELPENLNSGAKGNVIQLWYSSGASPKYGIPIVDLLLITDVNAEASQFKHGWERLPCDLNRGNSGDYIYLWVKRESVTYICDVAATTSFQEDINLFNEGYIRMDEDLNRGARGNWIFLWYRQSTDNKSGVIKMDVSINHEQDFSLQQRGFSVVNVNLNEGTSGQPVFVWLKKDGSLPIKALTVTSNHKADVPYEEAGLVFIKKSLNTGNNGVPLFLWNGK; encoded by the coding sequence ATGGcttctaaatacatcacagaaATTGCAATCTCCACTAGCTCTGAAAGGGAGCAACAGCTTCGTGGGCAAGGCTTTCACATGATGGAAGTCAACCTCAACCAAGGCAATTCATCCACCACCAGTGTTTACATGTGGTACAAAAAGGGCAATGAAGAACCCATCACCAGAGTCCAGTTTTCATTCACTGAGGAAATGAAAGATGGCCCGAGGAGTGCAGGGTACACTGAGCTCCCAGAAAACCTCAACTCTGGAGCAAAGGGAAATGTCATCCAGCTGTGGTACTCTAGTGGTGCAAGCCCTAAGTACGGCATTCCCATTGTTGATCTGCTACTCATCACTGATGTGAATGCAGAGGCCTCTCAATTCAAACACGGCTGGGAAAGGCTACCGTGTGATCTAAACCGCGGTAACTCAGGAGATTACATCTACCTctgggtgaagagagagagtgtgacctACATCTGCGATGTTGCTGCCACCACCTCATTCCAAGAAGACATCAACCTTTTCAACGAGGGCTACATCCGGATGGATGAAGATCTCAATAGAGGTGCTAGAGGAAACTGGATCTTCCTCTGGTATCGCCAATCCACCGATAACAAAAGCGGGGTCATCAAGATGGATGTCTCCATCAACCATGAGCAGGATTTCAGCCTACAGCAGCGTGGTTTCTCCGTGGTGAATGTTAACCTCAACGAGGGAACATCCGGTCAGCCAGTGTTTGTCTGGCTGAAGAAAGATGGATCTCTCCCTATCAAGGCCTTGACCGTTACATCCAACCACAAGGCAGATGTTCCTTATGAGGAGGCCGGCTTGGTTTTCATCAAAAAAAGTCTGAATACTGGCAACAACGGTGTGCCCCTCTTCCTCTGGAATGGAAAGTAA